From Thunnus albacares chromosome 22, fThuAlb1.1, whole genome shotgun sequence, the proteins below share one genomic window:
- the anapc10 gene encoding anaphase-promoting complex subunit 10 codes for MATPSKTPPGADPKQLERTGTVREIGSQAVWSLSSCKPGFGVDQLRDDNLETYWQSDGSQPHLVNIQFRRRTTVKMLCIYADYKSDESYTPSKISVRVGNNFHNLQEIRQLEMVEPSGWIHISLMNQRTNEPISTFMIQIAVLANHQNGRDTHMRQIKVYTPVEESSIGKFPRCTTVDFMMYRTIR; via the exons ATGGCCACTCCGAGCAAGACCCCGCCTGGAGCCGACCCGAAGCAGCTGGAGCGGACCGGGACTGTCCGAGAGATCGGCTCCCAAGCGGTGTGGTCCCTCTCCTCCTGTAAACCCG GTTTCGGTGTAGATCAGCTGAGGGACGACAATCTGGAGACCTACTGGCAGTCAGACGGATCCCAACCGCACCTAGTCAACATACAGTTCAG GAGGAGGACGACGGTGAAGATGTTGTGTATTTATGCCGATTATAAATCTGATGAGAGCTACACACCCAGTAAGATCTCTGTCAGAGTGGGCAACAACTTCCACAACCTTCAAGAAATCAGG cagTTGGAGATGGTGGAGCCCAGCGGCTGGATCCACATCTCTCTGATGAAtcag CGGACGAACGAGCCGATCAGCACCTTCATGATCCAGATCGCAGTTCTGGCCAACCACCAGAAcggcagagacacacacatgcggCAGATCAAAGTCTACACGCCAGTGGAGGAGAGCTCCATCGGAAAGTTCCCACGATGCACCACGGTCGACTTCATGATGTACCGCACTATCAGGTGA
- the abce1 gene encoding ATP-binding cassette sub-family E member 1, translating to MADKNTRIAIVNHDKCKPKKCRQECKKSCPVVRMGKLCIEVTPQSKIAWISESLCIGCGICVKKCPFGALSIVNLPSNLEKETTHRYCANSFKLHRLPIPRPGEVLGLVGTNGIGKSTALKILAGKQKPNLGKFDNPPDWQEILTYFRGSELQNYFTKILEDDLRAIVKPQYVDQIPKTVKGSVGAILSRKDDTETQDLVCQQLDLSHLRERNVEDLSGGELQRFACAVVCIQRADIFMFDEPSSYLDVKQRLKAAITIRSLITPDRYIIVVEHDLSVLDYLSDFICCLYGVPSAYGVVTMPFSVREGINIFLDGYVPTENLRFRETSLVFKVAETANEEEVKRLRHYQYPDMAKTMGEFTLEIKGGEFTDSEIMVMLGENGTGKTTFIRMLAGGLKPDGGGDIPILNVSYKPQTISPKFKGSVRALLHEKIRDAYTHPQFITDVMKPMQIESIIDQDVQNLSGGELQRVALTLCLGKPADVYLIDEPSAYLDSEQRLMAARVIKRYILHAKKTAFVVEHDFIMATYLADRVIVFDGIPSKMTSANTPQGLLAGMNRFLALLEITFRRDPNNFRPRINKLNSIKDTEQKKSGNYFFLDD from the exons ATGGCGGATAAAAACACGAGGATCGCCATCGTCAACCACGACAAATGCAAACCCAAGAAATGCCGTCAGGAGTGCAAGAAGAGCTGCCCGGTGGTCCGCATGG gtaaACTGTGTATCGAGGTGACACCACAGAGTAAGATTGCCTGGATCTCAGAGTCTCTGTGTATAGGCTGCGGCATCTGCGTCAAG AAATGTCCGTTTGGAGCTTTGTCGATTGTCAACCTGCCCAGCAACCTGGAGAAGGAAACCACACACAGATACTGCGCCAACTCCTTCAAACTGCACCG gcTGCCGATCCCCAGGCCGGGGGAGGTTCTGGGGCTGGTGGGGACCAACGGTATCGGCAAGTCCACAGCTCTGAAGATCCTGGCTGGAAAACAGAAACCCAACCTGGGCAAGTTCGAT AATCCTCCAGACTGGCAGGAGATCTTGACCTACTTTAGAGGCTCCGAGCTGCAGAACTACTTCACCAAAATCCTGGAGGACGACCTGCGGGCCATCGTCAAGCCGCAGTACGTCGACCAGATCCCAAAGACTGTcaag GGGTCAGTAGGGGCCATCCTGAGCAGGAAAGAcgacacagaaacacaggacCTGGTCTGTCAACAGCTcg ATCTGAGTCACCTGCGGGAGAGGAACGTGGAGGATCTGTCcggaggggagctgcagaggtTCGCCTGCGCCGTCGTCTGCATCCAGAGAGCCGACAT TTTCATGTTTGACGAACCGTCCAGTTACCTGGATGTGAAACAGAGGCTGAAGGCCGCCATCACCATCCGCTCGCTCATCACTCCGGACAG gtacATCATCGTGGTCGAACACGACCTGAGTGTGCTGGACTACCTGTCTGACTTCATCTGCTGTCTGTACGGAGTCCCCAGCGCCTACGGAGTCGTCACCATGCCCTTCAGCGTCCGAgagg GCATCAACATCTTCCTGGACGGTTACGTTCCTACGGAGAATCTCAGGTTTCGCGAGACCTCGTTGGTCTTCAAGGTGGCTGAAACGGCCAACGAGGAGGAAGTGAAGAGACTCAGGCACTACCAG TATCCAGACATGGCGAAGACGATGGGCGAGTTCACGCTGGAGATCAAAGGAGGAGAGTTCACGGACTCTGAGATCATGGTGATGCTGGGAGAGAACG GCACAGGGAAGACGACCTTCATCAGGATGCTGGCCGGAGGACTCAAACCTGACGGTGGAG gtGATATTCCCATCCTGAACGTCAGCTACAAGCCTCAGACCATCAGCCCCAAGTTTAag ggcAGCGTCAGAGCTCTGCTGCACGAGAAGATCCGAGACGCCTACACACATCCTCAGTTCATCACCGACGTCATGAAGCCGATGCAGATAGAAAGCATCATAGACCAGGAT GTGCAGAACCTGTCTGGTGGTGAGCTGCAGAGAGTCGCTCTCACTCTGTGTTTGGGGAAACCGGCTGACGTTTATCTGATTGACGAACCTTCAGCCTACCTGGACTCCGAGCAGAGATTGATGGCCGCCAGAGTCATCAAGAG GTACATCCTCCACGCCAAGAAGACGGCGTTCGTGGTAGAACACGACTTCATCATGGCGACCTACCTGGCCGACAGGGTCATTGTGTTTGACGGTATTCCCTCCAAGATGACCTCCGCTAACac TCCGCAGGGTCTGTTAGCGGGGATGAACCGGTTTCTGGCGCTGCTGGAAATCACGTTCAGAAGAGACCCGAACAACTTCAGACCGCGAATCAACAAGCTCAACTCCAtcaag GACACGGAGCAGAAGAAGAGCGGGAACTACTTCTTCCTGGACGACTAA